DNA sequence from the Acidothermus cellulolyticus 11B genome:
TCGGGCCGTGCAACGTGATGCCGTTGAGAATGGCACCCATTGCGTGTTCCCGGATGCCGAAATGCAGCACTCGGCCGTAGGGATCCCCGCCGTGCGCGGCCGGCAGGAAATCCCGCTCACCCTCGATCGTCGTGTTGTTCGACTCAGCGAGGTCCGCCGAACCGCCCCACAATTCCGGCAATTTCTTCGCCAGCGCATTGATGACGACGCCGGACGCCTTGCGCGTGGACATGGGTTTGTCCGGCGCAAAGTGCGGAATGTCGGCGTCCCAGCCCTCGGGAAGCCGCCGGGCCAGCATGCGATCGAGCTCAGCGGCCCGCTGCGGGTGCGCCGCCCGCCACGCCTCGAAGCGCTCCTGCCATTCCTTGTGCGCGAGCCGGCCCCGGTCGACCACTTGCCGCGCGTGGCTCAGCACGTCGTCCGGAACGTAGAACGTCTTCTCCGGGTCAAGACCGAGCACCCGCTTGGTCGCGGCGACCTCCTCGGCGCCGAGCGCCGAACCGTGCGCCTTCCCGGTGTTCTGCAGGTTCGGCGCCGGCCAGGCGATGATGGAGCGCACGATGACCAGACTCGGCCGGTCGGTCGTGTCTCGTGCCGTCACCAGCGCCCGGTACAGGGCCTGGACGTCGTTGACATCGGCGACGTGCTGCACGTGCCAGCCGTAGGCCTCGTACCGTTTCCCCACGTCCTCGGAGTGGGCGACGCGGGTGTCGCCTTCGATGGAGATGCGATTGTCGTCATACAGCACGACGAGATTGCCGAGCTGCTGATGCCCGGCGATCGCCGCGGCCTCAGCCTGAACGCCCTCCTCGATGTCCCCGTCGGAGGCGAAAACCCAGATCGTGTGGTCGAAGACACTGGAACCCGGCGCGGCATCAGGGTCGAAAAGCCCTCGTTCACGACGCGCCGCCATCGCCATACCGACGGCATTGCCGAAACCTTGGCCTAACGGGCCGGTGGTGGTCTCCACGCCTGGGGTGTGGCCGTACTCGGGGTGGCCCGGGGTAAGGCTGCCCCACTGGCGGTAGCTCCGCAAATCGTCGAGGGTGAGCCCATAGCCGGACAGGTACAGCTGGATATACAGCGTGAGGCTCGAATGTCCGCAGGACAGCACGAAACGGTCCCTGCCGAGCCAGCGCGGATCGGTCGGGTCGTGCCGGAGCAGGCGCTGAAACAACAGGTACGCCGCCGGGGCGAGGCCCATCGCCGTTCCGGGATGACCGGAGCCCGCGGCCTCCACCGCGTCCATCGCCAGGGCGCGGATGATGTCGACAGCGCGCGCGTCCAGCTCGGTCCACTCCACCGTGTCATGCTCAGTCACAACAGCCTCCGCCGTCTTGCCCGGACATCCCAAGCGCAGGTGATCCTCGCTCTCACCCTACCCAAGTAGCGTGATCACACTCTGCCACCGCGCCGAACCGCCGATCGCCGTCATGCGTCACGGCCCTGTCGGCCGGTGCAACGCGCGCATCAGCCGATCCGCTGCACGCACCCAGGCAGCTGCCGCTGGGCGGGTCGCGCTGGTGCGAACGGGACATGGTGGAATGGCATCGTGACCGCGCTCGCGCCTTCCTCAACACCGCTGCCTGCCGGGCGGCGCGGTGCCGTCGACATCGTCAAAGGACTGATTGCGCTCACTAAGCCGCGGATTATCGAGCTCCTGCTTGTGACGACCGTGCCGACCATGATGCTCGCCGCCCGGGGATGGCCGTCCTCCCGGCTGGTGGTGGTCACCGTGTTGGCGGGGGCGCTCGCCGCGGGAAGCGCCAACACGCTGAACTGCTTCATCGACCGCGATATCGATCAGGTGATGCGCCGGACCGCCCGGCGTCCGTTGGTGCGATCCGTGATCCGGCCCGCTGAAGCGCTGGCTTTTGGCGTGGCGTTGGGAGTCGTCGCCACCCTGCTGATGGGATTTCTGGTGAATTGGCTGTCGGCGATCCTGGCCGATGCGGCCATCGTTTTTTACGTCGGCGTGTACACCATCGGCTTGAAACGCCGGACTCCGTCGAACATCGTTATTGGCGGCGCCGCCGGATGCTTTCCCGTGCTCATCGGGTGGTCCGCGGTGACCGGCCGGGTGGGCTGGCCGGCGGTCGTGCTCTTTGCGGTCATCTTTGCGTGGACACCGCCGCATTTCTGGGCGTTGGCCATGCGTTTCCGGGAGGATTACGCCGCCGCGCACGTCCCGATGCTTCCCGTCGTCGCCGAGCCGCTGGTCGTCGCCCGGCAGATTCTCTGGTACTCCTACGGAATGGTGGCGGCTTCGCTGGCGCTTGCTCCCGTCGCGCACGTGGGATGGGTGTACGTCGCCATTGCCGCCCTCCTCGGTGGGTGGTTCCTTGCCGAGGCCCACCGCATCGTCCAGCGGGTCAGGCTGGGGCGTGACCCTCGGCCGATGCGGCTCTTCCACATGTCCATCAGCTACCTGACACTGCTCTTTGTCGCGGTCGCGTTGGCGCCGTATCTGCCGTAGCCAAATCCTCGACGACCGCATCGGCCGTAGCCGAATCCTCTGCCGCCAACCGAACGCGGGCCGCCCCTTCGCCCATCATCGACGGGTCTTCCAACAACCGTTCGAAGGCGAGTTCCGCTGCCCCGAAGAGGCTGGAGTCCTCACCGAGACCGGGCGGGCGGATTTGCACACTGCGACGATGGGGCAGCGTTGAGGCCGCGAGTTCTTCGCGGATGACCGGTTCAGCAAGCGGCAGCAGGGACGACAGCGGGCCTCCGATAATGACCACTTCCGGGTCGAAGACATTGATGATGCTGCCCAGCCCCCGGCCGAGCCAGACCGCGATGTGCCGCAGGCCGTCCTGCGCACGGCGATCTCCACGCCGGGCGGCTTCGAAGACCTCGTGGGTTGCCTGGCGGCCCGCCCGCGGATCCCGGCCGCACGCGGTCAGGATCGCCTCCTCACCGACCTCGGTCTCAAGACAGCCGCGGCCACCGCATCGGCACGGACGTCCGTCTGGATGCACCATGACATGCCCGATTTCCCCAGCGAAGCCGTGCCGGCCGAGAACGAGCCGGCCGTCAACGATGATGCCGCCGCCAATACCTACTTCACCGGCGATGTAGACAAGATGGGCGACGCCACGGCCGGCGCCGCGCACCTGTTCGGCGAGCGCGCCAAGGTCGCCGTCGTTGCCGATGCGAATCGGGACGTCGACGTCCAACGCCGCGGAGAGCGGAGCGGCGAACGGGACGTTCCGCCACATGAGGTTGGGCGCGAATTCCACCCGCCCGTCCTCGGCGTGAACCATGCCGGGAATCGCAACCCCGATGCCGACCAACCGCCGATCCGGCGAGCGCTCCAACGCCGAGCGAATTGCCGCACATTCCGCGGCGAGCCGCGCAATCACCGCATCGGCGCTTGCGCCCGGCCCACCAAGGGGGTAGTCGCGGCGTGCCAAGATGTGCCCGCCTAAACCAAAGGCGGCAACCGTCACGGTATCGACGCCGACATTCGCGGCCAGCACGTACGCCGTGTCACATCGGACGGCAACCACATGCGACGGCCGGCCGGCGCGCTGCGCGGTCCCCGGAATTGTCTCCGTCACCAGGTTCATCGCCGCAAGCTCTTCGACGAGTGCCTTGATGGTGGAGCGGTTGAGCCCCATGGCGGCAGTCAGATCGGCTCGGGACAATGCGCCGTCAACGTGCAAGCGGCGAAGCAGCACAGACAAGTTGCGCTGTCGGATGACGTCTTGGGTGGCGACGCCCGGCACCGACAGCGCTCCCTGTCTTCGATGTCTGCGTTAGACGGCCTGTCGTCGCCGCGCCAAGGCGTCGACAGCGGCAGCGAGGAGGAGGAAGAGCCCGGTGATGACGAATTCGTACGCCGCCCCAAGCTGCGGATGGAGACCAAGCCCGTTCGGGATGAGCGCAATGACTAAGCCACCAAGGACCGCATCACGGACCCGGCCCCGGCCGCCGAAGAGCGACGTCCCACCGATGACAGCTGCGCCCACGGCGTACAGCAGGGTGTTTCCGCTTCCTGCGTCAGCCGGCACGCCGCCGATCTTTGATGCGAACGCGACACCGGCGCAGCCGGCCAGCGTCGAGCAGATCGCGAATGCGGAGAGCCGCATCCGGGCGACGTCGATACCGGCGCGACGCGCGGCCTCGGCGTTTCCGCCGACCGCATAGAGGTGCCGGCCGTACGCGGTCTTGGTCAGCAGTAGGGTCAGTGCCACCAGCAACAGCAGAATGACCAGCACGACCCACGGTGTGCCCTTGACCGAGGTGAGCTTGGGGTTGGGCGACCTCTGCTGGTTGAGGAAGTACACCGCGAGGCCACCGCCGACGATGAGCGCGAGAACGCGGAGAAAGACGAGGCTCAGCGGGTCCGCCGAGAGAGCGGCGCGTCGGCGCCGGATTGACCGGAGAGTCGTGACGAGCCCGTAGCCGCCAACAAAGACGACGAACATAAGCCAGCTCCACGCCGGCGGAATGTTCTTATTTGCCAAGGCAT
Encoded proteins:
- a CDS encoding heme o synthase — translated: MTALAPSSTPLPAGRRGAVDIVKGLIALTKPRIIELLLVTTVPTMMLAARGWPSSRLVVVTVLAGALAAGSANTLNCFIDRDIDQVMRRTARRPLVRSVIRPAEALAFGVALGVVATLLMGFLVNWLSAILADAAIVFYVGVYTIGLKRRTPSNIVIGGAAGCFPVLIGWSAVTGRVGWPAVVLFAVIFAWTPPHFWALAMRFREDYAAAHVPMLPVVAEPLVVARQILWYSYGMVAASLALAPVAHVGWVYVAIAALLGGWFLAEAHRIVQRVRLGRDPRPMRLFHMSISYLTLLFVAVALAPYLP
- the tkt gene encoding transketolase; amino-acid sequence: MTEHDTVEWTELDARAVDIIRALAMDAVEAAGSGHPGTAMGLAPAAYLLFQRLLRHDPTDPRWLGRDRFVLSCGHSSLTLYIQLYLSGYGLTLDDLRSYRQWGSLTPGHPEYGHTPGVETTTGPLGQGFGNAVGMAMAARRERGLFDPDAAPGSSVFDHTIWVFASDGDIEEGVQAEAAAIAGHQQLGNLVVLYDDNRISIEGDTRVAHSEDVGKRYEAYGWHVQHVADVNDVQALYRALVTARDTTDRPSLVIVRSIIAWPAPNLQNTGKAHGSALGAEEVAATKRVLGLDPEKTFYVPDDVLSHARQVVDRGRLAHKEWQERFEAWRAAHPQRAAELDRMLARRLPEGWDADIPHFAPDKPMSTRKASGVVINALAKKLPELWGGSADLAESNNTTIEGERDFLPAAHGGDPYGRVLHFGIREHAMGAILNGITLHGPTRVFGGTFLVFSDYMRPPVRLAAMMKLPVIYVWTHDSIGLGEDGPTHQPVEHLAALRAIPGLDVVRPADANETAVAWRTIMQQTDRPAALCLTRQNVPVIDRTQYASADGTAKGAYVLAEAGSGAPQVILIATGSEVHLALAARERLEADGVPTRVVSMPCREWFEAQPESYRRTVLPDDVRARVSIEAAVALGWRDYVGDFGECVSLEHFGASASYQVLFEQFGFTPERVVAAAHASMARVRAAGLPVLGS
- a CDS encoding ROK family protein: MPGVATQDVIRQRNLSVLLRRLHVDGALSRADLTAAMGLNRSTIKALVEELAAMNLVTETIPGTAQRAGRPSHVVAVRCDTAYVLAANVGVDTVTVAAFGLGGHILARRDYPLGGPGASADAVIARLAAECAAIRSALERSPDRRLVGIGVAIPGMVHAEDGRVEFAPNLMWRNVPFAAPLSAALDVDVPIRIGNDGDLGALAEQVRGAGRGVAHLVYIAGEVGIGGGIIVDGRLVLGRHGFAGEIGHVMVHPDGRPCRCGGRGCLETEVGEEAILTACGRDPRAGRQATHEVFEAARRGDRRAQDGLRHIAVWLGRGLGSIINVFDPEVVIIGGPLSSLLPLAEPVIREELAASTLPHRRSVQIRPPGLGEDSSLFGAAELAFERLLEDPSMMGEGAARVRLAAEDSATADAVVEDLATADTAPTRPRQRAVSGS